Proteins encoded within one genomic window of Bacillus thuringiensis:
- a CDS encoding DUF6176 family protein: protein MNVELTRFKVKPGKSHRVDEWMQLLNDNLKEVLLTLNDEKMYVETIFREIRDGEEYLYWYSVQGEGGIFVENSHHEIDKKHLAFWYECIDEEAPSIDMKTEVVMIQDVVKEAMK from the coding sequence ATGAATGTAGAATTAACGAGATTTAAAGTTAAGCCTGGTAAGAGTCATCGGGTAGATGAATGGATGCAGCTTCTTAATGACAATTTGAAAGAAGTGCTTTTGACATTAAACGACGAAAAGATGTACGTTGAGACAATTTTCCGGGAAATAAGAGATGGAGAAGAGTACTTATATTGGTATTCTGTGCAAGGGGAAGGTGGTATTTTTGTCGAAAATTCGCATCATGAAATTGATAAAAAGCACTTAGCATTTTGGTATGAATGTATCGATGAAGAAGCACCGTCTATTGATATGAAAACAGAAGTTGTTATGATTCAAGATGTTGTGAAGGAAGCGATGAAATAA
- a CDS encoding RNA polymerase sigma factor, producing MSHDTFETLLIEKSKAVFRYLIKIGADRKEAEDIVQDTLYKALLLMEEIPLEHLTPWLFRVAINQHRDLHRKEKRLNPIAIESVVLIGQKSLDEVLLTSELQCEVQEILETMTEDYRHILLFKYEYELSYKEIAILLSMKEETVKTSLYRARNQFKKLYRRRNDESEGL from the coding sequence ATGAGCCATGATACGTTTGAAACATTATTAATAGAGAAGTCAAAAGCTGTGTTTAGATATTTAATTAAGATTGGGGCAGATAGAAAAGAAGCGGAAGATATTGTGCAAGATACGTTATATAAAGCTTTATTGCTTATGGAGGAAATACCGTTAGAGCATTTAACACCGTGGCTCTTTAGGGTTGCGATCAATCAGCACCGAGATTTACATCGAAAAGAAAAAAGACTAAATCCCATTGCGATTGAGTCTGTCGTTCTTATTGGTCAAAAGTCACTGGATGAAGTGCTTTTAACAAGTGAACTACAATGTGAGGTACAAGAAATATTGGAGACGATGACGGAGGATTATCGTCATATTTTACTGTTTAAATATGAATATGAACTATCTTATAAGGAAATTGCCATTTTATTAAGTATGAAAGAAGAAACAGTGAAAACAAGTTTGTACCGTGCAAGAAATCAATTTAAAAAATTATATAGGAGGAGAAATGATGAGTCGGAAGGACTTTGA
- a CDS encoding DUF2785 domain-containing protein, with protein sequence MLQQQLEEIRNNNYILDNTLNIDSLSSNMLEHIGDTDSYLRDKLIYSTFYHLIKNRYLSHTQLQKLLLESIGEKYLLYKIHSDDEDAVFTRAFTTLLIALIIDADTTHNFLSQNDILTVKDQLILYMNNEHDFRGYVQDHGWAHSIAHASDTFEALVHSPKLETLHYEEILKTLLNKVFVHSIYYKYEEDERLVYPIVAMLQNGLKEEILILALRDLVAQLPVQKQALPIESYEFLYGNTKSFLRSLFFRLRTLSICEETEFEIEKLLQELPKYY encoded by the coding sequence ATGTTACAACAACAATTAGAAGAAATTCGTAATAATAATTACATACTGGATAACACACTTAACATTGATTCTTTAAGTTCCAATATGCTTGAACATATTGGCGATACTGATAGCTATTTAAGGGACAAACTCATCTACTCTACTTTTTATCATCTCATCAAAAATCGCTACCTTTCACACACACAATTACAGAAACTATTATTAGAAAGCATCGGTGAAAAATATTTATTGTATAAGATTCATTCAGATGATGAAGATGCTGTATTTACTCGTGCATTTACGACCTTATTAATTGCGCTCATTATAGATGCAGATACAACTCATAATTTCTTATCACAGAATGACATTTTAACTGTAAAAGATCAATTAATTCTATATATGAACAATGAACATGATTTCCGCGGATATGTGCAAGACCACGGCTGGGCACATAGTATAGCACATGCTTCCGATACATTTGAGGCGCTTGTTCATAGTCCTAAACTAGAAACTTTACATTACGAAGAGATATTAAAAACTTTGTTAAACAAAGTTTTTGTCCATTCTATTTACTATAAATACGAAGAAGACGAGCGTCTCGTTTATCCGATTGTCGCAATGCTGCAAAATGGCCTGAAAGAAGAAATACTCATATTAGCCCTTCGTGACTTAGTAGCTCAATTACCGGTCCAAAAACAAGCACTACCTATTGAATCGTACGAGTTTTTATATGGAAATACAAAATCTTTCTTACGTAGCTTATTTTTCAGACTACGCACACTTTCTATATGTGAAGAAACCGAATTCGAAATTGAAAAATTGCTACAAGAGCTTCCAAAATATTATTAA
- a CDS encoding GNAT family N-acetyltransferase — MKKLSVADYRKVLPVLEGNTRTTTFAYAVCDQMIDGEVFINGQLTAGLIITANGIYYLFGDTDDQNYNEELFSYLKTAIEKTEKRFTLFTSSEEWEMMIEERFSNVLRNIPRMKFQSVTFEESQRDFNKNTYEVKRIDRRDIERSSEFKEEYYKEYWGSKETFLNSGFGFCIEQDGIIIAECVSIFSGNGFAEIDIATHEAYQGKGLAQAVATRFIEHCMQNDIIPSWDCYVDNIPSRKLASKLSFNNPIEYRLFVRKKTGK; from the coding sequence ATGAAAAAATTATCTGTAGCCGATTATAGAAAAGTTCTTCCGGTTTTAGAAGGTAATACAAGAACGACGACGTTTGCTTATGCGGTATGTGATCAAATGATAGATGGTGAGGTTTTTATAAACGGGCAATTAACAGCAGGATTAATTATTACAGCTAATGGTATCTATTATTTATTTGGTGATACGGATGATCAAAATTATAACGAAGAGTTATTTTCATATTTAAAAACGGCTATTGAAAAAACAGAGAAGAGATTTACACTGTTCACTTCGAGTGAAGAGTGGGAAATGATGATAGAAGAGCGTTTTAGTAATGTACTTCGGAACATCCCGCGAATGAAATTTCAAAGCGTAACCTTTGAAGAGAGCCAACGAGATTTTAACAAAAATACATATGAAGTGAAGCGTATTGATAGAAGAGATATAGAGCGCAGCAGTGAATTTAAAGAGGAGTACTACAAAGAGTATTGGGGATCAAAAGAAACGTTTTTGAACAGTGGTTTTGGATTTTGTATAGAACAAGATGGGATAATTATAGCTGAATGTGTCTCAATATTTAGCGGGAATGGTTTTGCTGAAATAGATATTGCAACACATGAAGCGTATCAAGGGAAAGGATTAGCTCAAGCTGTTGCAACACGGTTCATTGAACATTGCATGCAAAATGACATTATACCGAGCTGGGATTGTTATGTAGACAATATTCCTTCGCGAAAATTAGCTAGTAAATTAAGTTTTAATAATCCAATAGAATATAGATTGTTTGTACGTAAGAAAACGGGGAAATAA
- a CDS encoding cupin domain-containing protein — MKTVNLIELTKDIQDQHKNFVVSNVNSHCLRIAVFTGEYDWHYHSNSDELFIVLEGELLIDFEDGEMAVLKPNDSILIPACTIHRTRALKRTVNLCFENIEADTIKVEQL, encoded by the coding sequence ATGAAAACTGTGAATTTAATAGAATTAACGAAGGACATTCAAGATCAACATAAAAATTTTGTCGTTTCAAATGTAAATAGTCATTGCTTACGAATCGCTGTATTTACTGGTGAATATGATTGGCACTATCATTCTAATTCGGATGAATTATTTATTGTGCTAGAGGGAGAACTACTGATCGATTTTGAAGATGGAGAAATGGCGGTTTTAAAGCCAAATGATTCTATCTTAATTCCAGCATGCACGATTCATAGAACGAGAGCATTAAAGAGAACGGTAAATCTTTGTTTTGAAAATATAGAGGCTGATACGATTAAAGTGGAGCAATTATGA
- the pepQ gene encoding Xaa-Pro dipeptidase: MNARLENLMQWLKEKNVEAAFLTSTPNVFYMTNFHCEPHERLLGMFVFQEKEPILICPKMEEGQARNAGWAHEIIGFTDTDRPWDMIAKAIKDRGINANAVAIEKEHLNVERYEELTKLFPNAAFKSAEEKVRELRLIKDEKELSILREAAKMADYAVEVGVNAIKEDRSELEVLAIIEHELKTKGIHKMSFDTMVLAGANSALPHGIPGANKMKRGDFVLFDLGVIIDGYCSDITRTVAFGDLSEEQTRIYNTVLAGQLQAVEACKPGVTLGAIDNAARSVIADAGYGDFFPHRLGHGLGISVHEYPDVKAGNESPLKEGMVFTIEPGIYVPNVGGVRIEDDIYITKDGSEILTKFPKELQFVK; this comes from the coding sequence ATGAATGCTAGATTAGAAAATTTAATGCAATGGCTAAAAGAAAAAAACGTAGAAGCTGCGTTCTTAACTTCTACACCAAACGTCTTCTACATGACAAACTTCCACTGTGAACCACACGAAAGACTTCTTGGTATGTTTGTATTCCAAGAAAAAGAACCTATTTTAATTTGCCCTAAAATGGAAGAAGGCCAAGCACGTAATGCTGGCTGGGCACATGAAATTATCGGATTTACTGATACTGACAGACCATGGGATATGATTGCAAAAGCAATTAAAGACCGCGGCATCAATGCAAACGCAGTTGCAATTGAAAAAGAACATTTAAACGTAGAGCGCTACGAAGAATTAACAAAATTATTCCCAAATGCAGCTTTCAAATCAGCTGAGGAAAAAGTTCGTGAACTTCGTTTAATTAAAGATGAAAAAGAACTTTCTATTTTACGCGAAGCAGCTAAAATGGCAGACTATGCTGTTGAAGTTGGTGTAAATGCAATTAAAGAAGATCGTAGCGAACTAGAAGTATTAGCAATTATTGAACACGAATTAAAAACAAAAGGCATACATAAAATGTCATTTGATACGATGGTACTAGCAGGTGCAAATTCTGCTCTTCCACACGGTATTCCAGGTGCAAACAAAATGAAACGCGGTGATTTCGTACTATTTGATTTAGGCGTAATCATTGACGGTTACTGCTCTGACATTACACGTACAGTAGCATTCGGCGACCTTTCTGAAGAACAAACTCGCATTTACAACACTGTACTTGCTGGACAATTACAAGCAGTTGAAGCATGTAAACCAGGTGTTACACTTGGCGCAATCGACAACGCTGCTCGTTCTGTTATCGCAGATGCAGGTTATGGAGATTTCTTCCCACATCGCCTTGGTCACGGACTTGGAATTAGCGTACACGAATATCCAGATGTAAAAGCTGGCAACGAGTCTCCATTAAAAGAAGGTATGGTCTTCACAATCGAGCCAGGTATTTACGTACCAAACGTAGGTGGCGTTCGTATTGAAGATGATATTTATATCACAAAAGACGGATCAGAAATTTTAACGAAGTTCCCGAAAGAATTACAATTTGTGAAATAA
- a CDS encoding anti sigma factor C-terminal domain-containing protein — protein sequence MSRKDFDLNMDDKQMKVLMKRAKRKQLWRNWLISICASIIVIVSLFLGAAYFSQQTFRKMEREMNALHRVQGPNIRFSGSMYLSLGVTGSTVIYNSYKNIAGQPVKWINDIYESGIWDYSMKHYNGELVSLDEEKRGEEAVAIPDYNVQTMQREMRFYLPFVTYKDYVDDLRNIGDLQNKVAEVALSFDKSYTVEQITEMLPKSVQPVWFWVDTYNEKKSDSYVGLKDPKNGAILNAEMAKNVFGFEGSYAKVKEDMKNDVTINSKEFLYQMKYLAKNSEGIPSDYFEQYYKEIKNTKPKDLPIYGVVVTGKTEDLQSLQGAPYIKAAVRGVTVEKY from the coding sequence ATGAGTCGGAAGGACTTTGATTTGAATATGGATGATAAGCAGATGAAAGTTTTGATGAAGAGAGCGAAGCGGAAGCAACTTTGGAGAAATTGGCTTATTTCTATTTGTGCGTCCATTATTGTTATAGTAAGTTTGTTTTTGGGAGCAGCGTATTTTTCTCAGCAAACGTTTAGAAAAATGGAAAGAGAAATGAATGCACTACATAGGGTTCAAGGCCCTAATATTCGTTTCAGTGGAAGTATGTATTTAAGTCTCGGTGTTACAGGGAGTACGGTAATATATAACTCGTATAAAAATATAGCTGGCCAACCAGTAAAATGGATAAATGATATATATGAATCTGGCATATGGGATTATAGTATGAAGCACTACAATGGTGAGCTTGTTAGTTTAGATGAGGAAAAAAGGGGTGAGGAGGCTGTTGCGATACCAGACTATAATGTACAAACAATGCAAAGAGAAATGAGGTTTTATTTACCTTTCGTTACTTATAAAGATTATGTGGATGACCTGAGAAATATTGGGGATTTGCAAAATAAAGTTGCAGAAGTAGCCTTATCTTTTGATAAATCGTATACAGTTGAACAAATTACTGAGATGCTTCCCAAAAGTGTACAGCCAGTTTGGTTTTGGGTAGATACATATAATGAAAAGAAAAGTGATTCTTATGTAGGGCTAAAAGATCCTAAAAATGGCGCAATATTAAATGCAGAAATGGCTAAAAATGTTTTTGGGTTTGAAGGGAGTTATGCAAAAGTAAAAGAAGATATGAAGAATGATGTAACAATAAACTCAAAAGAGTTTCTATACCAAATGAAGTATTTAGCAAAAAATAGTGAAGGTATACCAAGTGATTATTTTGAACAATATTATAAAGAAATAAAAAACACGAAACCAAAAGACCTACCAATATACGGTGTAGTCGTAACAGGCAAAACAGAGGATTTACAAAGTTTACAAGGAGCACCATATATTAAAGCGGCTGTTAGAGGTGTAACAGTTGAGAAATATTGA
- a CDS encoding CBS domain-containing protein encodes MATKHNQILEHINSLPVGHKISVRQIAKDLSVSEGTAYRAIKDAENKGYVSTIERVGTIRIEQKKKENIEKLTYAEVVNIVDGQVLGGREGLHKTLNKFVIGAMKLEAMMRYTEAGNLLIVGNRTNAHQLALETGAAVLITGGFDTEDHVKKLADELKLPIISSSYDTFTVATLINRAIYDQLIKKEIVLVEDILTPIEETLYLKPNDTVQQWHAYNEETMHGRYPIVDENKKVLGIVTSKDMIGVAKETPIDKVMTKHPITVNGKMSVAAAARMMVWEGIELLPVVDEGNKLQGIISRQDVLQALQMIQRQPQVGETIDDIVTNQFMTPKEAKNEHLYQFSVTPQMTNSIGTLSYGVFATIVTEATNRVIRAQKKSDLIVENLTIYFVKPVQIDNVVSVHPKVLEIGRKFGKVDVEVHHEGNVVGKALLMVQLIDK; translated from the coding sequence TTGGCTACCAAGCATAACCAAATTTTAGAACATATTAATAGCCTGCCAGTAGGGCATAAAATTTCTGTAAGGCAAATTGCAAAAGATTTGAGTGTAAGTGAAGGTACAGCTTATCGTGCAATTAAAGATGCAGAAAATAAAGGGTATGTTAGTACGATTGAACGTGTCGGAACAATTCGAATTGAACAAAAGAAGAAAGAAAATATTGAAAAGCTGACATATGCAGAAGTCGTTAACATTGTCGATGGTCAAGTACTTGGAGGCAGAGAAGGACTACATAAAACGTTAAATAAATTCGTAATCGGGGCAATGAAATTAGAAGCGATGATGCGCTATACAGAAGCTGGAAACTTACTTATTGTCGGTAATCGTACGAACGCACATCAATTAGCGTTAGAAACTGGAGCTGCGGTGTTAATTACGGGCGGATTTGATACGGAAGATCATGTGAAGAAATTAGCAGATGAATTAAAACTGCCGATTATTTCAAGTAGTTACGATACATTTACAGTGGCAACGTTAATTAACCGTGCGATTTACGATCAGCTGATTAAGAAAGAAATTGTACTCGTTGAAGATATTTTAACACCTATTGAAGAAACGTTATATTTAAAACCAAATGATACAGTGCAGCAATGGCATGCATATAACGAAGAGACGATGCACGGAAGGTATCCAATTGTTGATGAAAATAAAAAGGTATTAGGTATTGTGACTTCTAAGGATATGATTGGTGTTGCAAAAGAAACACCAATTGATAAAGTAATGACAAAGCATCCAATTACGGTAAATGGAAAAATGTCTGTCGCAGCTGCGGCACGTATGATGGTGTGGGAAGGTATTGAGTTACTTCCTGTTGTTGATGAAGGAAATAAGTTGCAAGGTATTATTAGCCGTCAAGATGTACTTCAGGCGTTGCAAATGATTCAGCGTCAACCGCAAGTCGGCGAAACAATCGATGATATTGTAACGAATCAATTTATGACGCCGAAAGAAGCGAAAAATGAGCATCTATATCAATTTTCAGTGACGCCGCAAATGACGAATTCAATCGGAACGTTATCTTACGGTGTATTCGCAACAATTGTGACGGAAGCAACAAATCGCGTTATTCGTGCGCAAAAGAAGAGCGATTTAATTGTTGAGAACTTAACAATTTATTTCGTAAAACCAGTTCAAATTGACAATGTTGTATCCGTTCATCCGAAAGTATTAGAAATTGGACGTAAATTTGGTAAGGTTGATGTAGAAGTACATCATGAAGGTAATGTTGTTGGGAAAGCATTACTTATGGTGCAATTGATCGATAAATAA
- a CDS encoding metal-dependent hydrolase yields MKVSYHGHSVVKIETNGKVILIDPFLTGNPKTDLKADDVKVDAILLSHGHGDHVGDTVELAKKNNAVVVAPFELATFLSWQGVKTHPMHIGGSHEFDFGKVKFTQAFHGSSYIDEENKTITYTGMPAGILFTAEEKTVYHAGDTALFSDMKLIGELHNIDVAFLPIGDNFTMGPEDAVLAAKWVQAKTVVPMHYNTFPVIEQDPYQFVEKLQNCTGKVLEAGESITL; encoded by the coding sequence ATGAAAGTATCTTATCATGGACATTCAGTTGTAAAGATTGAAACGAATGGAAAAGTGATTTTAATTGATCCATTTTTAACGGGAAATCCGAAAACAGATTTAAAGGCTGATGATGTAAAAGTAGATGCGATTCTTTTATCGCACGGTCATGGTGATCATGTTGGAGATACAGTAGAGCTTGCGAAGAAAAATAATGCAGTTGTAGTGGCGCCATTTGAACTAGCGACATTTTTAAGTTGGCAAGGTGTAAAAACACATCCGATGCATATCGGTGGTTCGCATGAATTTGACTTCGGAAAAGTGAAGTTTACACAAGCATTCCACGGCTCTAGTTATATTGATGAAGAAAATAAGACGATTACATATACAGGTATGCCAGCGGGTATTTTGTTTACAGCAGAAGAGAAAACTGTGTATCATGCAGGTGATACTGCTCTATTCTCTGATATGAAATTAATTGGGGAACTACATAACATTGATGTAGCATTTTTACCAATTGGTGATAATTTCACAATGGGACCAGAAGATGCTGTTTTAGCAGCAAAATGGGTTCAGGCGAAAACTGTTGTACCGATGCATTACAATACGTTCCCAGTAATTGAACAAGATCCATATCAATTTGTAGAAAAGCTACAAAATTGTACAGGGAAAGTATTAGAAGCTGGAGAAAGTATTACACTATAA
- a CDS encoding DUF3221 domain-containing protein: MDRHMKFSMFMFLGVVLIILSACTTKQVEQVTVKEVPKEGYIILRNDTVFFADDKTFETKVELQNYIEQQMNKEHPSHTVLSFKDKDTYNQLKTGDKVKVWSSHILESYPAKMIVEKFEIVEK; encoded by the coding sequence ATGGATAGGCATATGAAATTTTCTATGTTCATGTTTTTAGGTGTAGTTCTAATCATATTATCAGCGTGTACTACAAAACAAGTAGAGCAAGTAACTGTAAAAGAAGTGCCTAAAGAAGGGTATATCATATTAAGAAATGACACGGTGTTTTTTGCCGATGATAAAACATTTGAAACAAAAGTAGAGTTGCAAAATTATATAGAACAACAAATGAATAAAGAACATCCATCACATACGGTTTTGAGCTTTAAGGATAAAGACACATATAATCAATTAAAAACAGGGGATAAAGTAAAAGTATGGTCTTCTCACATACTTGAAAGTTATCCAGCAAAAATGATTGTGGAGAAATTTGAAATAGTAGAGAAATAA